From Corvus cornix cornix isolate S_Up_H32 chromosome 5, ASM73873v5, whole genome shotgun sequence, the proteins below share one genomic window:
- the PLEKHG3 gene encoding pleckstrin homology domain-containing family G member 3 isoform X1, with protein MPVPVCPERPALSPEPSCAMEDPPSTGTEVWAEGLHNANNNASPGGWPGARGGHPLAAFGGPGAKPSYLDRVVQEIVESERTYARDLRSIVEGYLGKIIDAEEPVLRPEQVSALFGNIEDIYELSSTLLQNLESCASDPVAVAVCFVTRSQEFAIYTQYCNNYPSSVAALTECMRSKVQARFLRECQERLRHALPLGAYLLKPVQRILKYHLLLQEIARHFEHKAGDDYELVLEAIDTMTCVAWYINDMKRKHEHAIRQQEIQSLLLGWKGPDLTTYGELVLEGTFRAQRVRHDRALFLFDKALLITKRRGDHYVYKSHIPCSSLMLIESTRDSLCFSLAHYKHGKQQHSLQAKTVEEKRVWTHHIKRLILENHHATIPQKAKEAILEMDLFYPPRLPRCSPERLKKSWSCQPLADAASEPLQERRQSEPFQHQGHTETLLERLQGHGGRRQSGVDGGRDQGARGADEMGDTGVMPVSPPLPPEPTKHNLWHLGKQGLKNTSSDGVLLEVGEPPQHPRAWAAAEGMVAEGEEEEEEALGKECQEELPGAGDLLLEPQEEQAGGHPWVLEAPKRPSSWGPGSCEKVSATPRPSPGGAQGPSTQPPNSSAGEHPKVLGAPKSPSLVGTLALPSGDGEPERAAEDLQVLSSEEEEEEEEEEEGEGAASILPPSVLDQASVIAERFGGGSSLSRRSSLALEGPLGRTPSHGGSTLSLDGGPPVESGEPGGPRSAIPSPEPFTRARRESLLSNRDRLLLDKIKSYYGHAEHHDAGFGVRRRESLSFIPKGLVRSSVCRLNGLPRPPESPEPPAQPEAPETCQENGARPPESPKPPAQPEAPETCQENGAQPPEPLLILEEDDVGTAASPPGPPPQLLLTPPHLGTKVYQLARQYSLRIKSRRAGARRPPLPPQEDGDPPPSTPSLVVPRDGGLVASPSPRSSRSPSSPVGAEPFAWPDVRELCARFGAPRPPPVSRSRSAPEGPGRGGRPAGKERGGGRSRSAEANGGSDSPSPAPARYSSDGALWVAAEAPLGHGQRVLVLERLPEPPAYVQIRSPTTREKICLKAVVERCKAYQASEEYRRRCPEPPGTPEPPRHGLVRDLRQKFQTLDAAS; from the exons ATGCCAGTGCCCGTGTGCCCAGAGcgccctgccctgagcccagagcccagctgtgccatggAGGATCCGCCCAGCACCGGGACCGAGGTGTGGGCCGAGGGGCTCCATAACGCCAACAACAACGCGTCCCCGGGGGGGTGGCCGGGTGCCCGTGGTGGGCACCCCCTGGCAGCTTTTGGGGGTCCCGGGGCCAAGCCCAGCTACCTGGACCGCGTGGTGCAGGAGATCGTGGAGTCAGAGCGCACCTATGCCCGTGATCTGCGCAGCATCGTGGAG GGTTACCTGGGCAAGATCATCGACGCAGAGGAGCCAGTGCTGCGGCCGGAGCAGGTCAGCGCGCTCTTCGGGAACATCGAGGACATCTACGAGCTCAGCAG CACTCTCCTGCAAAacctggagagctgtgccagTGACCCcgtggctgtggctgtgtgctTCGTCACCCGG agccaggaattTGCCATCTACACCCAGTACTGCAACAACTACCCCAG CTCGGTGGCGGCACTGACCGAGTGCATGAGGAGCAAGGTCCAGGCGCGGTTCCTGCGGGAATGCCAGGAGCGGCTGCGCCACGCGCTACCCCTTGGGGCCTACCTGCTCAAGCCTGTCCAGAGGATCCTCAAGTAccacctgctgctccag GAGATCGCGAGGCACTTTGAGCACAAGGCGGGGGATGACTACGAGCTGGTGCTGGAGGCCATTGACACCATGACCTGCGTGGCCTGGTACATCAATGACATGAAGCGCAAGCATGAGCACGCCATCCGCCAGCAG GAAATCCAgtcactgctgctgggctggaaggggccgGACCTGACGACCTACggggagctggtgctggagggCACATTTCGGGCACAGCGGGTGCGCCATGACCGTGCCCTCTTCCTCTTCGACAAGGCTCTGCTCATCACCAAGCGCCGTGGCGACCACTACGTCTACAAGAGCCACATCCCG TGCTCCTCGCTGATGCTGATTGAGAGCACACGGGACTCACTGTGCTTCAGTCTGGCGCACTACAAGCAtggcaagcagcagcacagcctgcag GCCAAGACCGTGGAGGAGAAACGCGTGTGGACTCACCACATCAAGCGGCTCATCCTGGAGAATCACCATGCCACTATCCCCCAAAAG GCTAAGGAAGCCATCCTGGAGATGGACCTGTTCT ACCCCCCACGCCTGCCCCGCTGCAGCCCCGAGCGCCTGAAGAAGAGCTGGTCCTGTCAGCCCCTGGCTGATGCTGCCTCCGAGCCACTCCAGGAACGCCGGCAGTCTG agcCCTTCCAGCACCAGGGGCACACGGAGACGCTGCTGGAGCGGCTGCAGGGACATGGAGGGCGCAGGCAGTCGGGTGTGGACGGTGGACGGGATCAGGGGGCTCGGGGTGCTGATGAGATGGGGGACACGGGAGTGATGCCAGTGTcacctcccctccccccagAGCCCACCAAGCACAACCTATGGCACTTGGGCAAGCAAG GGCTGAAG AACACCAGCAGCGACGGGGTGCTCCTGGAAGTGGGGGagcctccccagcaccccagaGCCTGGGCCGCGGCTGAGGGCATGgtggcagagggagaggaggaggaagaggaggcttTGGGCAAGGagtgccaggaggagctgccaggggcCGGGGATCTGCTGTTGGAGCCCCAGGAGGAGCAG GCTGGGGGACACCCATGGGTGCTGGAGGCACCCAAGCGGCCAAGCAGCTGGGGGCCGGGGAGCTGTGAGAAGGTCAGTGCAACCCCCCGGCCCTCACCCGGAGGTGCCCAGGgacccagcacccagccccCTAACAGCAGCGCTGGGGAGCACCCCAAGGTCCTGGGGGCTCCCAAATCCCCGTCCCTGGTGGGGACCCTGGCACTACCCAGTGGGGATGGAGAACCAGAGCGTGCTGCAGAGGATTTGCAGGTGCTGAGCAGcgaagaggaggaggaggaggaggaggaggaggagggagaaggagcagccAGCATCCTGCCACCCTCAGTGCTGGACCAGGCCAGCGTCATCGCTGAGCGGTTTGGTGGCGGCAGCAGCTTGTCCCGAAGGAGCAGCCTGGCGCTGGAGGGGCCCCTGGGACGCACCCCCAGCCACGGCGGCAGCACCCTCAGCCTGGACGGGGGCCCCCCAGTAGAATCCGGGGAGCCTGGGGGGCCCCGCAGCGCCATCCCCTCGCCTGAGCCCTTCACCAGAGCCCGCCGGGAATCGCTGCTCTCCAACCGGGACCGCCTGCTCCTCGACAAGATCAAGAGCTACTACGGCCATGCCGAGCACCATGACGCCGGTTTCGGGGTGCGCCGCCGCGAGAGCCTCTCCTTCATCCCCAAGGGGCTGGTGCGGAGCTCCGTGTGCCGCCTCAATGGGCTCCCGCGGCCCCCCGAGAGCCCTGagccccctgcccagcccgAGGCACCAGAGACGTGCCAGGAGAATGGGGCGCGGCCCCCCGAGAGCCCTAagccccctgcccagcccgAGGCACCAGAGACGTGCCAGGAGAATGGGGCGCAGCCCCCCGAGCCACTGCTCATCCTGGAGGAGGATGATGTGGGCACCGCGGCGTCACCCCCGGGGCCACCCCCGCAGCTGCTGCTGACGCCCCCTCACCTGGGCACCAAGGTGTACCAGCTGGCACGGCAGTACAGCCTCCGCATCAAGAGCCGCCGTGCCggcgcccgccgccccccgctGCCGCCGCAGGAGGACGGGGACCCCCCGCCCAGCACCCCTTCGCTGGTTGTGCCGCGGGACGGGGGCCTGGTGGCGTCCCCGTCCCCGCGTTCCTCCCGCAGCCCCTCGAGCCCCGTGGGCGCCGAACCCTTCGCCTGGCCCGACGTGCGGGAGCTCTGTGCCCGTTTCggggccccgcggccgccgccggtGAGCCGCAGCCGCTCGGCGCCCGAGGGTCCCGGCCGCGGTGGGCGCCCGGCCGGGAAggagcggggcggcggccggAGCCGCAGCGCCGAGGCCAACGGGGGCTCCGACAGCCCGAGCCCGGCGCCAGCGCGGTACAGCAGTGACGGGGCGCTGTGGGTGGCGGCCGAAGCCCCCCTGGGCCACGGGCAGcgggtgctggtgctggagcgGCTGCCGGAGCCCCCGGCCTACGTGCAGATCCGCTCGCCCACCACGCGGGAGAAGATCTGCCTGAAGGCGGTGGTGGAGCGCTGCAAAGCCTACCAGGCGTCCGAGGAGTACCGGCGGCGCTGCCCCGAGCCCCCCGGCACCCCCGAGCCGCCGCGCCATGGCCTCGTCAGGGACCTGCGGCAGAAGTTTCAGACCCTCGATGCTGCCAGCTAG
- the PLEKHG3 gene encoding pleckstrin homology domain-containing family G member 3 isoform X2 has protein sequence MPVPVCPERPALSPEPSCAMEDPPSTGTEVWAEGLHNANNNASPGGWPGARGGHPLAAFGGPGAKPSYLDRVVQEIVESERTYARDLRSIVEGYLGKIIDAEEPVLRPEQVSALFGNIEDIYELSSTLLQNLESCASDPVAVAVCFVTRSQEFAIYTQYCNNYPSSVAALTECMRSKVQARFLRECQERLRHALPLGAYLLKPVQRILKYHLLLQEIARHFEHKAGDDYELVLEAIDTMTCVAWYINDMKRKHEHAIRQQEIQSLLLGWKGPDLTTYGELVLEGTFRAQRVRHDRALFLFDKALLITKRRGDHYVYKSHIPCSSLMLIESTRDSLCFSLAHYKHGKQQHSLQAKTVEEKRVWTHHIKRLILENHHATIPQKAKEAILEMDLFYPPRLPRCSPERLKKSWSCQPLADAASEPLQERRQSEPFQHQGHTETLLERLQGHGGRRQSEPTKHNLWHLGKQGLKNTSSDGVLLEVGEPPQHPRAWAAAEGMVAEGEEEEEEALGKECQEELPGAGDLLLEPQEEQAGGHPWVLEAPKRPSSWGPGSCEKVSATPRPSPGGAQGPSTQPPNSSAGEHPKVLGAPKSPSLVGTLALPSGDGEPERAAEDLQVLSSEEEEEEEEEEEGEGAASILPPSVLDQASVIAERFGGGSSLSRRSSLALEGPLGRTPSHGGSTLSLDGGPPVESGEPGGPRSAIPSPEPFTRARRESLLSNRDRLLLDKIKSYYGHAEHHDAGFGVRRRESLSFIPKGLVRSSVCRLNGLPRPPESPEPPAQPEAPETCQENGARPPESPKPPAQPEAPETCQENGAQPPEPLLILEEDDVGTAASPPGPPPQLLLTPPHLGTKVYQLARQYSLRIKSRRAGARRPPLPPQEDGDPPPSTPSLVVPRDGGLVASPSPRSSRSPSSPVGAEPFAWPDVRELCARFGAPRPPPVSRSRSAPEGPGRGGRPAGKERGGGRSRSAEANGGSDSPSPAPARYSSDGALWVAAEAPLGHGQRVLVLERLPEPPAYVQIRSPTTREKICLKAVVERCKAYQASEEYRRRCPEPPGTPEPPRHGLVRDLRQKFQTLDAAS, from the exons ATGCCAGTGCCCGTGTGCCCAGAGcgccctgccctgagcccagagcccagctgtgccatggAGGATCCGCCCAGCACCGGGACCGAGGTGTGGGCCGAGGGGCTCCATAACGCCAACAACAACGCGTCCCCGGGGGGGTGGCCGGGTGCCCGTGGTGGGCACCCCCTGGCAGCTTTTGGGGGTCCCGGGGCCAAGCCCAGCTACCTGGACCGCGTGGTGCAGGAGATCGTGGAGTCAGAGCGCACCTATGCCCGTGATCTGCGCAGCATCGTGGAG GGTTACCTGGGCAAGATCATCGACGCAGAGGAGCCAGTGCTGCGGCCGGAGCAGGTCAGCGCGCTCTTCGGGAACATCGAGGACATCTACGAGCTCAGCAG CACTCTCCTGCAAAacctggagagctgtgccagTGACCCcgtggctgtggctgtgtgctTCGTCACCCGG agccaggaattTGCCATCTACACCCAGTACTGCAACAACTACCCCAG CTCGGTGGCGGCACTGACCGAGTGCATGAGGAGCAAGGTCCAGGCGCGGTTCCTGCGGGAATGCCAGGAGCGGCTGCGCCACGCGCTACCCCTTGGGGCCTACCTGCTCAAGCCTGTCCAGAGGATCCTCAAGTAccacctgctgctccag GAGATCGCGAGGCACTTTGAGCACAAGGCGGGGGATGACTACGAGCTGGTGCTGGAGGCCATTGACACCATGACCTGCGTGGCCTGGTACATCAATGACATGAAGCGCAAGCATGAGCACGCCATCCGCCAGCAG GAAATCCAgtcactgctgctgggctggaaggggccgGACCTGACGACCTACggggagctggtgctggagggCACATTTCGGGCACAGCGGGTGCGCCATGACCGTGCCCTCTTCCTCTTCGACAAGGCTCTGCTCATCACCAAGCGCCGTGGCGACCACTACGTCTACAAGAGCCACATCCCG TGCTCCTCGCTGATGCTGATTGAGAGCACACGGGACTCACTGTGCTTCAGTCTGGCGCACTACAAGCAtggcaagcagcagcacagcctgcag GCCAAGACCGTGGAGGAGAAACGCGTGTGGACTCACCACATCAAGCGGCTCATCCTGGAGAATCACCATGCCACTATCCCCCAAAAG GCTAAGGAAGCCATCCTGGAGATGGACCTGTTCT ACCCCCCACGCCTGCCCCGCTGCAGCCCCGAGCGCCTGAAGAAGAGCTGGTCCTGTCAGCCCCTGGCTGATGCTGCCTCCGAGCCACTCCAGGAACGCCGGCAGTCTG agcCCTTCCAGCACCAGGGGCACACGGAGACGCTGCTGGAGCGGCTGCAGGGACATGGAGGGCGCAGGCAGTCGG AGCCCACCAAGCACAACCTATGGCACTTGGGCAAGCAAG GGCTGAAG AACACCAGCAGCGACGGGGTGCTCCTGGAAGTGGGGGagcctccccagcaccccagaGCCTGGGCCGCGGCTGAGGGCATGgtggcagagggagaggaggaggaagaggaggcttTGGGCAAGGagtgccaggaggagctgccaggggcCGGGGATCTGCTGTTGGAGCCCCAGGAGGAGCAG GCTGGGGGACACCCATGGGTGCTGGAGGCACCCAAGCGGCCAAGCAGCTGGGGGCCGGGGAGCTGTGAGAAGGTCAGTGCAACCCCCCGGCCCTCACCCGGAGGTGCCCAGGgacccagcacccagccccCTAACAGCAGCGCTGGGGAGCACCCCAAGGTCCTGGGGGCTCCCAAATCCCCGTCCCTGGTGGGGACCCTGGCACTACCCAGTGGGGATGGAGAACCAGAGCGTGCTGCAGAGGATTTGCAGGTGCTGAGCAGcgaagaggaggaggaggaggaggaggaggaggagggagaaggagcagccAGCATCCTGCCACCCTCAGTGCTGGACCAGGCCAGCGTCATCGCTGAGCGGTTTGGTGGCGGCAGCAGCTTGTCCCGAAGGAGCAGCCTGGCGCTGGAGGGGCCCCTGGGACGCACCCCCAGCCACGGCGGCAGCACCCTCAGCCTGGACGGGGGCCCCCCAGTAGAATCCGGGGAGCCTGGGGGGCCCCGCAGCGCCATCCCCTCGCCTGAGCCCTTCACCAGAGCCCGCCGGGAATCGCTGCTCTCCAACCGGGACCGCCTGCTCCTCGACAAGATCAAGAGCTACTACGGCCATGCCGAGCACCATGACGCCGGTTTCGGGGTGCGCCGCCGCGAGAGCCTCTCCTTCATCCCCAAGGGGCTGGTGCGGAGCTCCGTGTGCCGCCTCAATGGGCTCCCGCGGCCCCCCGAGAGCCCTGagccccctgcccagcccgAGGCACCAGAGACGTGCCAGGAGAATGGGGCGCGGCCCCCCGAGAGCCCTAagccccctgcccagcccgAGGCACCAGAGACGTGCCAGGAGAATGGGGCGCAGCCCCCCGAGCCACTGCTCATCCTGGAGGAGGATGATGTGGGCACCGCGGCGTCACCCCCGGGGCCACCCCCGCAGCTGCTGCTGACGCCCCCTCACCTGGGCACCAAGGTGTACCAGCTGGCACGGCAGTACAGCCTCCGCATCAAGAGCCGCCGTGCCggcgcccgccgccccccgctGCCGCCGCAGGAGGACGGGGACCCCCCGCCCAGCACCCCTTCGCTGGTTGTGCCGCGGGACGGGGGCCTGGTGGCGTCCCCGTCCCCGCGTTCCTCCCGCAGCCCCTCGAGCCCCGTGGGCGCCGAACCCTTCGCCTGGCCCGACGTGCGGGAGCTCTGTGCCCGTTTCggggccccgcggccgccgccggtGAGCCGCAGCCGCTCGGCGCCCGAGGGTCCCGGCCGCGGTGGGCGCCCGGCCGGGAAggagcggggcggcggccggAGCCGCAGCGCCGAGGCCAACGGGGGCTCCGACAGCCCGAGCCCGGCGCCAGCGCGGTACAGCAGTGACGGGGCGCTGTGGGTGGCGGCCGAAGCCCCCCTGGGCCACGGGCAGcgggtgctggtgctggagcgGCTGCCGGAGCCCCCGGCCTACGTGCAGATCCGCTCGCCCACCACGCGGGAGAAGATCTGCCTGAAGGCGGTGGTGGAGCGCTGCAAAGCCTACCAGGCGTCCGAGGAGTACCGGCGGCGCTGCCCCGAGCCCCCCGGCACCCCCGAGCCGCCGCGCCATGGCCTCGTCAGGGACCTGCGGCAGAAGTTTCAGACCCTCGATGCTGCCAGCTAG